agagagagaaatttaaaagGCATGTTAGTGATAGACATAAATGCTatgtgtatttattttttatatttctaatttgattaaatttttattgtattgaatattactaataaattttttgtgattattacaaaaaaaatttggtaaagaTGAGTGTGAAACTTatgttttacaaaatatttaaaattcaatacatcttGCTGTATTTAATAATATCTTAGTATATTGTGTGGGTGAAAAATGTTCCAACATAATTTTGTCCTTTACTGTAAGCTAATAAGGTTGTTTTGTGTTAGTAAAGTTGAAAgccttttttctaaaaaaacaaaataatttcataataaactTATGTTGAAAGTcttttctctaaaaataaaaataaaaggtaaaaataaaaaactgatcCTTTAAGTTTCaccttttgtcatttcagtcatcTATCTTTAGTTTCGGTCAATttagtcctttaagtttcaaaaatgTTTCAATTCAAGCCTTCCACTAACTTCTGTTAATGCTCTAccattaagtgtttttttttttcttcttcaattttttatattaaaaaatgcagaaaactaatttaaattaaaaaaaaaaaaaagaaattaagaaatacCCATAACACACCACAGACCCAGcacataaacaacaaaaaatttctttacatTGATCACGAGATTCACAACTAAAAATGgcatccaaacggacccaaaattttaatatacaaaTTTAGAACAAAGCACAGCAAACAATTATCTAACATCAACCATCagtaacatatataatttacaaATTCCCTACCCACAAACAATGATTATTTATTCAAGAAACAATGTttctgggtttttctttttttgtggttcatttggtttttacaaacaaaatcagaaataagaaaagatttgactaaaaattaaacttgaaAACCCAGAtcagatcagagagagaaagaatccAAGGACGCCCATATTGGATTGGAGAGAAAGAATCCAACGACACAGACCAGATTAGAGAGGGAGCTTACCGGGTTGTTCACCAAATCCAAAAGACTTTGAAACCAACCAAACACAATAGTCCAGCCGTGGCAACACAAGGATATTCGGCAGTGACTGGTGAGGAGCAGTGGCAACAATGTCTTTGGTGGCTTTGACAGGAGGTGTTGGGTTGACTCTTTAAATATTAGAGAGGATTTGGCCGATAAAATACAATCCCGAAGAGAAGATCAGAGGGGCAATATCGTGAATGTACAGGATGATCTTTAGCTGATAGCCCCATGAagggaagatgatgaagaacgAGATGTTTTCCCTATCCTAGTGCGCCTCCAACTTACTGTTGTGAGAGGATTCCTTTACAGGGTGATTATTTGAATTAACagaaagagaaaacaatttAATTACATCTTTCTTtcaccattattttttttaatttaaatcagttttctgcatttttttaatataaaaaactgaagaagaaaaaaaaaattgcacttaACGTAGAGCATTAACAGAAGTTAGTGGAAAGCCTGAATTGAAAcacttttgaaattttaaaggtCTGAATTGATCGAAACtaaagttaaaggactgaaatgacaaaaggtGAAACTTAGAAGGccaattttacatttttgccaaaataaaataatatcataaTAAGCttgtagtagtttttttttttttttgaaaaaccagACTGAAATAGGCCGGAGGATGAAATAAATTAGGTAATGAACATCAAACAAGAGTCAGTGAGCAATATTCTCAAGAACATCCTCTAGCCAAACAGCTAAATCCAAATTGTCTTTAGCGTTTTTTGCTAGAGCATCTGCAAGAACATTATAGTTACAGTTCACATGACAAAATTGAGAAGAAACAAAACCATCAGCTAGTAGCCTAATGTTGTCGATTATGTTGCCATACACGGAAGAATCAGAATTCCCTTGAGTGATGGCTTGAATCACCATTGCCGAATTCCCATAAGTCAGATTTTCagataaatattataattaatcaAGCGTAATTATgcttattatttaatttctgaTAAGATGATGTGATAAAAAATCGTGCTATATTTGTAAAGAGAACTGTAACGTGTACCGTGATTTATATTAGTAGAGTTagcagccaaaaaaaaaaaaaaaaaaaaaatagtatagtTAGTATGATACGGATATAATGACCTGATCGGTAAGCGTGCAGTTTGACGCTTTTACAAATTTACCCATCTTGAGTTGTAAACCACCGcctatatgtatgtatatataaacaTATGCCTGACACACGTACTGCCTCTTCAAGTTTCAACCTGACACAGAGAGTGCCTCTTCAAGTTTCAACCTTTACTCAAAAGGTAATATTTTTGGTTActtcttttctgtttttagttattattttttgttgttgttgttttaagTTTGCAGTAATTCTCTTTGTTGGCTTATAGATTCAGActtattttgatgaaaactaTGTTGAGCGTTCATAAATAATGTTGTTTCATAAGCCTCTGTTATGATAATTCAAAAAGTTGATCTTGTCTTCTTAGAGTTTTATAGGAAAACAggttaagtttttgtatttttgaggTAAAAGAAGAAGGTTAATTATTGATGAACTTTTCATGCTGAAGGTAGGgaaaaaagatttgattttgtattttaaagaaaagagtGATTTTTTGTGGGAGAAAAAAAGGATTAATTGTTGATCTATTTGTTTGTGAACAATTAGTCAGTCTTGTTTTGATGGGAGAACAGAGAGCCAAATATTCTAGCCCATGAAAACTTATTAGtttcttttcattaaattaaatttagtaCTCAACAAAACCGAAACCaaaactaagttttttttttttttttcgtaaaaATTACgatattttattgataatgttgaaacaattgtaaaaaatattattagtaaaattttgGAAGCCCTAAATAAATTGGAAAATAATCTTGTCCTTTTATGTAATTAATAATTGCTAtattacttgtttgaatattgttatctttttgttatattattgcATTATCTACCAActtttttatgaatttcttgTTCATTTATAAGATTTCCATATTAATTTTtcgttgttaaaaaaaaaaaaaaaagtctaataacaAATATATCAAGACACCCTACAATTGAGTTCGTTGgcctttaaatttttatttattttgcaagtagaattaataatttgtgtttctttttcgAATCCTTTGTTTTAGATTAACTATCTACTTTTTGCTTAGATTTGTACCATTGGGtttcttataattaattaattatatatgtgtatatatatattttaatgttttggCAAATATCATGATACAAAAGCAGAAGGTAGAAAATTGATGAGTGTAGAGAGGCACGTGATGGATGAAAAAATTTATGCTGTGGATCGGATATCGGATTTACCAGACTTTATCCTGCATCACATCTTATCCCTCCTTTCCCGAAAAGAGGCAGCTAAAACTGGTCTCTTGTCCAAGAAATGGAATTGTGTATGGTCCTCATTCCCCATTTTAGATTTTAATCAAACGCATTACCTTAACCTTCATTCACCTTCCCTGCCAGATACGCGTCCAGAGAGTCAGAAAAGAGTTGAAAAGTTCATGAATGATGTGGATAAATCTATAAGTAGGTTTCACAAGCATCAGTTGCCGATGCAGAAGTTTATACTTAACATGACCCTTGTTGACTTCAAGTTGGCTTCATTGGTTCATAAATGGATAGGAATGGCCTTGGAACACGGTGTCAAAGAGATAGATCTTCGGGTTCGAACCAAAAGGAACACGTGGTATTGCTTGCCTGGgacaatattttttgcaaaatcaACTAATAATTGCAAGTTAGAGCAACCATTTTCTTGGAGTGCTTTGAATTATTATTCCCTACAAAAGTTGTGGCTTAGTAAAATTTGTGTGAACGAAGAGGTTATCCAAGCTATTTTCCGTAGTTGCCCTTTTATCACCGATTTTGGTATAACAGGATGTTACGGATGGAAAACTCTAGACATCTCCAAACTTCCTAAACTTTGTAGAGTTAATGTGCTGCCCCTCGACCAAAAAGTTGAGATTGTCAGAGTTGAAGCAACAAATCTTGAATATTTCAGATTTAGATATTCAGGTGAATGTCTACTAAACATCACTGCATgtcaaaatttgacaaaattataCTTAGAAGATTTGTGGATTACAGACCAGTGGCTTCAATCCAATATTTCTAGATTTTCCCACCTTGAAGTTTTGGAAGTTTGTAACTGCAAAATGTTGGAAAGAGTTAAGATTTCTGTGCAGTCGCTTaggtatttaataattatgtcatGCCAAAAGCTGCTGGAGGTTGATATTGATAGTCCGAATCTATCATCATTCCAATTTGACAGCCTCAGGAATGTTATTCCTATGATATCTTCTAGGAATGCTCCCTGTCCTTTTAACCTTACTTTTACATTACTCGAAGACGATCATATTGACACTCTATGGTTGCATAAGTTGAGGGAATTTCTAGTAATGtcaaatcaaagaaaagttTTGACCTTAAGAATCTTGTGTCAAGAGGTATGCCCACTAATGCAAGTTTATCTACTTTCAACCAATTTTTCTTCAGCgtgattttatattttcaatttcaccTTTTGTTTTCTGAAACCTTTTTACTTTGCATTGATTATAAAGGTTGCATTTAGTCTTGAAGAACTGAAAGGAATTACAATTCCTCCATCATTTGAACTGGAACACATGACGCTAGATCTACGAATGAGACCACCGTTCATAGATACAATAGATCATGGAAGTCTTATAGATGGCTTGCTTTGGAGTTGTTATCCAAAAAAACTGTCATTGCGAACAGGTTTGAAGTCCCGGGAGAATTGCATaaaggtatgatttttcttctactAGATTTTAGAGTGGCTCTATTTTACTAAGTTGCACTTAACAAGTTGATTAGATTAAGGTGGGTTTTCATCTGTTGCATGTTAGTGATTAACATATACAATTATTCAGATGTTAAAATATAAGGGAAAAGTGGTGTCTGATTTTAAATACCTATCCTTCCTGATGTCAAACTATTAAGATTCagaaaaagcattttctatgaAGTAATAATGT
The sequence above is drawn from the Castanea sativa cultivar Marrone di Chiusa Pesio chromosome 5, ASM4071231v1 genome and encodes:
- the LOC142634755 gene encoding F-box/LRR-repeat protein At5g02910-like, translating into MDEKIYAVDRISDLPDFILHHILSLLSRKEAAKTGLLSKKWNCVWSSFPILDFNQTHYLNLHSPSLPDTRPESQKRVEKFMNDVDKSISRFHKHQLPMQKFILNMTLVDFKLASLVHKWIGMALEHGVKEIDLRVRTKRNTWYCLPGTIFFAKSTNNCKLEQPFSWSALNYYSLQKLWLSKICVNEEVIQAIFRSCPFITDFGITGCYGWKTLDISKLPKLCRVNVLPLDQKVEIVRVEATNLEYFRFRYSGECLLNITACQNLTKLYLEDLWITDQWLQSNISRFSHLEVLEVCNCKMLERVKISVQSLRYLIIMSCQKLLEVDIDSPNLSSFQFDSLRNVIPMISSRNAPCPFNLTFTLLEDDHIDTLWLHKLREFLVMSNQRKVLTLRILCQEVAFSLEELKGITIPPSFELEHMTLDLRMRPPFIDTIDHGSLIDGLLWSCYPKKLSLRTGLKSRENCIKVLCEKVLDREDLDYCCSCHPKCWRHHLKGAKIISIPGIEDERLLNCKTLFDVLPTLDRNHAIQFRLDWDHHLHGEAT